GTCCCCCACGTCGTGACGAAGGAACCCATCGGCTCAGCCCTGGTCTACCGCCCGGTGGGCCCGCTGAACCCCGGCGCCCCCACGCCGCTGGAACAGGTCGGCCGCGTCTCCCTGCGCACCACCGACACCCCCGGCGGCCCGCTGGAGAGCACCGTCGTGACCCGCCTGGTGACCGGCGGCGCGATGTCCCACGACGGCCGCGTGGCCGCGCTGCGCACGTACACCGACGCGTACCTGTTCCCCGTGCCAGACGGCGACCTGGCCAAGGCACTCCAGTCCGACCCGGTCCGCGTACCGCTGCCGAACGAGCCCCAGGGCGAGGCGATCGCGTTCGACCCGGACGGCACCCTGCTGTCGGCGTCGGAGTTCGCGACCGCCGCCACGACGTCCACCGTCCGCGCGGTCGCGGGAGCCGCCACCCTGGCCGCCCCACCCGCCCCGACGACCACTCCCCCACCGACCAACGGCGACGACCGCGGCGGCGACGGCAAGTCCGGCGACGGCAAGTCCGGCGACCAGGCCGCTTCCGGGCAGGGCTCCGACGACGGCGGACCACCCCTGTGGCCGGTCATCGCGGGTGCCGCCGTGGTCCTGGGCCTGGTGTGGCTGGGCGTCCGCCGTTCCCGCCGCCGACCCTGACGCTCCGCCGGCTTCGACGCCCCCGCGGCACGTCCCGGACCCGGCACGCCGGACCTCGCCCCGCAGTCCCGGCCCTCCCCGCCGCGCGTTCCTCCCCATCACGGGACGCGCGACGGGCCGACCGGTTCCGAATCCTGCATGTCACTCGATCGGGTACGAGTGGCAGAGGCGGTTCAGAGGCGGCGCAGGACGGCTGTCACCTTGCCCAGGATGGTCGCCTCGTCGCCCAGGATCGGCTCGTAGGCCGGGTTGTGCGGCATCAGCCACACGTGCCCGTCCTTGCGCTTGAACGTCTTCACGGTCGCCTCGCCGTCGATCATGGCCGCCACCACGTCGCCGTTGTCGGCGGTCGGCTGCTGGCGCACCACGACCCAGTCGCCGTCCGTGATGGCGGCGTCCACCATCGAGTCGCCGACGACCTTCAGCAGGAACACCTCGCCCTCGCCGACCAGGTCGCGGGGCAGCGGGAACACGTCCTCGATCGCCTCCTCCGCCAGGATCGGGCCACCGGCGGCGATCCGGCCCAGCATGGGCACGTAGGCGGGGGTCGGCTTGGACGCCGGGTCCAGGCCCGTCACGATCTCCGTCGGCAGCACGCCGACCGCGCGCGGGCGGTTCGGGTCGCGGCGCAGGAAGCCCTTGCGCTCCAGCGCGCGCAGCTGGTGGGCGACCGAGGAGGTGGACGTGAGGCCGACCGCCTCACCGATCTCCCGCACGCTGGGCGGGTAGCCGAACCGGTCCAGCCAGTCCCGGATCACGTCGAGCACCTTGCGCTGGCGCAGGGTCAACCCCGCGTTGCCCGCGATGTCCGCTGGTTCGGGGACGGAGGGCACATCGGCGATGCGCAGGTCGTCATCGGTCTTGCGGGCCACAGTGCTTCCCTCCTCACCGGTCCCGATCACCCAGGCCGGCTGTACGTCGATCTTCAAGTTGTGAAGGTAGTCGCACTCGATGTCCAGATCAAACACCTGTTCGAAGTAAGTGTCGGCGTGTCCTTCCCGTTCCGCCGGTCGAAGTGGTAGACATTCGCACGGACGTTCGATCGAACAGGAGTTCGATCAAGATCGTTTGACCTGCGACGGGAGGACGTCATGGCGGTGGTGGTGGGTACGCGGAGCGGGTTCGAGCTCGTCGACGGCGCCGTCGCGGAGGACGTGCGGAGGGGCGAACCGCTCCGGCCCGGCCCGCGCGTCCTGCGCAGCTTCCAGACCGACAAGACCGAACGGTTCCCCGGGACCGGCAAGGGCGACACCCGCCGCCCGACCACACCGCGCCCCCGGCCGCTCGCCGTGCACACCGCGCCCGAGCCCGCCGCGTGCGCGGTCCGCGAGGAGCGCCACCCGGCGGTCCAGTTCGCCCGCTACGCCGCCGTCGCCGTGGTCGCGGCGGTCGCGCTGAGCCTGCTGTACCTGTTCGCCTCCGGCGCCGGCTCGGTGCCCGAACGCACCAGCGTGGTGCACGTCCAGGTGGGTGAGACGCTCTGGGACATCGCCGAGCGCACCGCCCCGGACAGCGACCCCGAGGCCGTCGTGATCCGCATCAAGGAGCTCAACGAGCTCGCCGACTCGTCGGTCAAGCCCGGCCAGGCCCTCGTCGTCCCGGACGGCCGCACCGACGGCTGACTCCGCCAACGGCTGACCCCATCGACGGCTGCCCCGACCGACGCGCCACACCGCCACACCGCGCCCCACCCTCGCGCCGCACCGCCGCACGCCCAAGCCGCCCGCACCGCCGCGCCGACAGGCGACCCCTCCTCCTCCCGTCCGCCTCCGGGCCGGCACCCTGTGCGGGTGCCGGCCCGGTGTCGTGCCCGGCCGCCGACGTCTCCCCGTGATCGCCGAGTCGCGGTCCGTCGCGCGTCGAGGTTCACCCCAACAGGACACGCCCGACACGCCGTGTTCAGCTTGCGCCATCTAGGCGACGGGCATAGGTTGACCCCTACATCTAGTGGTTACACCGTTGTAGTTAGTCCACAGGTTGTGGGTTTCCCCATCACGTGGGCTGACGCGATGGGTGCTGCGCCGGGGAGGGGTGAGCCAGTCGTGCGCTGTCCGTTCTGCCGCAACTCGGACTCCCGCGTGGTCGACTCGCGCGAGGTGGACGAGGGTCAGGTGATCCGCCGCCGACGCTCCTGCTCCAGCTGCGGCCGCCGCTTCACCACCGTCGAGGAGGCGGTGCTGGCGGTGGTCAAGCGCTCCGGGGTCACCGAGCCGTTCAGCCGGGACAAGGTGGTCACCGGCGTGCGGCGCGCGTGCCAGGGCCGGCCCGTCGACGAGGACGCGCTGTCGCTGCTCGCCCACCGCGTCGAGGAGTCCATCCGCTCCACCGGGTGCGCCGAGATCCCGAGCCACGAGGTGGGGCTCGCGATCCTCGGCCCGCTGCGCGAACTGGACGAGGTCGCCTACCTCCGCTTCGCCAGCGTGTACCGCTCCTTCTCCTCCGTCGAGGACTTCGAGAAGGAGATCGCGGACCTGCGCAACGCGCAGAAGTCCGAATAACCACCACAAGACTTCCCGCGACCGATTCGGACGGGAGCCCGGACGTGGTCGCCCCCAGGCATTCGAGTGACGGAAGAAAGAGGAACGGGGAATGACGGAGACCGTTGGTGGCTCCAGCAAGAAGACGGCCACCCAGAACGGCGCGGGGGAGAAGCAGCGCCTCAAGGTGGAGCGCGTCTACACCACCGAGGGCGTGCACCCGTACGACGAGGTGACCTGGGAGCGCCGCGACGTCGTCATGACGAACTGGCGCGACGGCTCGATCAACTTCGAGCAGCGCGGTGTGGAGTTCCCCGACTTCTGGTCGGTCAACGCGACCAACATCGTCACCAGCAAGTACTTCCGCGGCGCGGTGGGCACGCCGCAGCGCGAGCACAGCCTGCGCCAGCTCATCGACCGCGTGGTGAAGACCTACGTCGAGGCGGGCGTCAAGCACGGCTACTTCGCCGCCGGCAAGGACGCGGAGATCTTCGAGCACGAGCTGACCTGGATGCTGCTGCACCAGGTGTTCAGCTTCAACTCGCCGGTGTGGTTCAACGTGGGCACCAGCTCGCCGCAGCAGGTCAGCGCGTGCTTCATCCTCGCCGTGGACGACACGATGGAGTCGATCCTCAACTGGTACCGCGAGGAAGGCCTGATCTTCAAGGGCGGCTCGGGCGCGGGCCTGAACCTGTCCCGCATCCGGTCCTCGAAGGAGCTGCTGTCCTCCGGCGGCACCGCGTCCGGCCCGGTGTCGTTCATGCGCGGCGCGGACGCGTCGGCGGGCACCATCAAGTCCGGTGGCGCGACCCGTCGGGCGGCGAAGATGGTCGTGCTCGACGTGGACCACCCGGACGTCGAGGAGTTCATCGAGACCAAGGCGCGCGAAGAGGACAAGGTCCGCGCGCTGCGCGACGCCGGGTTCGACATGGACCTGGGCGGCAAGGACATCGTGTCCGTGCAGTACCAGAACGCGAACAACTCGATCCGCGTGTCGGACGAGTTCATGCACGCCTACGAGAACGGCGGCCAGTTCGGCCTGCGCGCCCGCCTGACCGGCGAGGTCATCGAGACCGTCGACGCCAAGCAGCTGTTCCGCAAGCTGGCGCAGGCGGCGTGGGAGTGCGCCGACCCGGGCATCCAGTACGACGGCACCATCAACGACTGGCACACCACGCCGGAGTCGGGCCGGATCACCGCGTCCAACCCGTGCTCGGAGTACATGCACCTGGACAACTCCAGCTGCAACCTGGCGTCGTTGAACCTGATGAAGTTCCTCAAGGACGACGGCCTGTTCGACGCGGAGCTGTTCGCCAAGTCGGTCGAGTTCGTGATCACCGCGATGGAGATCTCCATCAGCTTCGCGGACTTCCCGACCGAGCCGATCGCGGACACCACCCGCAAGTTCCGCCAGCTGGGCATCGGCTACGCGAACCTGGGCGCGCTGCTCATGGCGACCGGTCACGCGTACGACTCCGAGGGCGGCCGGGCGCTCGCCGCGTCCATCACCTCGCTGATGCAGGCCGTGGCGTACAAGCGGTCCGCCGAGCTGGCCGGGATCGTCGGCCCGTACGAGGGTTACGCCCGCAACGCCGAGGCGCACCAGCGCGTGATCCGCAAGCACGCGGCGGCCAACGACCTCATCCGCACCTACCACGCCAACGACGCCCAGGTGCAGAAGCTGGCGACGCGGGTGTGGCAGGAGGGCCAGATCGTCGGCGCGAAGAACGGCTGGCGCAACGCGCAGGCGTCGGTGCTGGCCCCGACCGGCACCATCGGCCTGATGATGGACTGCGACACGACCGGCATCGAGCCGGATCTGGCGCTGGTGAAGTTCAAGAAGCTGGTCGGCGGCGGCTCGATGCAGATCGTCAACCAGACCGTGCCGCGCGCGCTGAAGGCGTTGGGGTACCAGGAAGAGCAGATCGAGGCGATCGTCGAGTACATCGGCGAGCACGGCCACGTCGTGGACGCGCCGGGCCTGCGCCAGGAGCACTACGAGGTGTTCGACTGCGCGATGGGCGAGCGTTCCATCGCGCCGATGGGCCACGTGCGGATGATGGCCGCGGTGCAGCCGTTCATCTCGGGCGCGATCTCCAAGACGGTGAACATGCCGGAGTCGGCGACCGTCGAGGACGTCGAGGAGATCTACTACCAGGGCTGGAAGCTGGGCCTGAAGGCGCTCGCGATCTACCGCGACAACTGCAAGGTCGGCCAGCCGCTGTCGGCGGGCAAGTCCGCGAAGTCCTCCGCGGACACCAAGACGCCGGAGACGGTCGTGGAGTACCGCCCGGTGCGCAAGCGGCTGCCGAAGAAGCGCCCGTCGCAGACGGTGTCGTTCACCGTGGGTGGCGCCGAGGGCTACCTGCACGCCGGCTCGTACCCGGACGACGGCCTGGGCGAGATCTTCGTCAAGCTGGGCAAGCAGGGTTCGACGCTGGCGGGCGTGATGGACGCGTTCTCCATGTCCATCTCGGTCGGTCTGCAGTACGGCATCCCGCTGGAGTTCTACGTCTCGAAGTTCCAGAACCTGCGCTTCGAGCCGGCGGGCATGACCGACGACCCGGACGTGCGCATCGCGACCAGCGTGCTGGACTACCTGTTCCGCCGCCTGGCCCTGGACTACCTGCCGTTCGAGAAGCGCGCCCAGCTCGGCATCTTCACCGCCGACGAGCGCACCGCCCAGGTGTCGCAGGACTACGGCAGCGGCTCGGACGTGGACCTGGAGGGCCTGCGCACGTCGGTCGACGCCTCCCCCGCCCCGGCGGTCGAGGAGAAGAAGAAGTCGACCGCGGACGTGAAGGTCGGCAGCTCCACGGAACTGCTCGAACTGCACCTCGGCACGACCGCCGACGCGCCGCTGTGCATGACCTGCGGCACGAAGATGCGCCCGGCCGGCTCCTGCTACCTGTGCGAGGGCTGCGGCTCGACGTCGGGTTGCAGCTGACGTAGCGGTTCCGAAGCGGGGAGTCTGCGTTCGCGCGGGCTCCCCGCT
This DNA window, taken from Saccharothrix variisporea, encodes the following:
- a CDS encoding vitamin B12-dependent ribonucleotide reductase; this encodes MTETVGGSSKKTATQNGAGEKQRLKVERVYTTEGVHPYDEVTWERRDVVMTNWRDGSINFEQRGVEFPDFWSVNATNIVTSKYFRGAVGTPQREHSLRQLIDRVVKTYVEAGVKHGYFAAGKDAEIFEHELTWMLLHQVFSFNSPVWFNVGTSSPQQVSACFILAVDDTMESILNWYREEGLIFKGGSGAGLNLSRIRSSKELLSSGGTASGPVSFMRGADASAGTIKSGGATRRAAKMVVLDVDHPDVEEFIETKAREEDKVRALRDAGFDMDLGGKDIVSVQYQNANNSIRVSDEFMHAYENGGQFGLRARLTGEVIETVDAKQLFRKLAQAAWECADPGIQYDGTINDWHTTPESGRITASNPCSEYMHLDNSSCNLASLNLMKFLKDDGLFDAELFAKSVEFVITAMEISISFADFPTEPIADTTRKFRQLGIGYANLGALLMATGHAYDSEGGRALAASITSLMQAVAYKRSAELAGIVGPYEGYARNAEAHQRVIRKHAAANDLIRTYHANDAQVQKLATRVWQEGQIVGAKNGWRNAQASVLAPTGTIGLMMDCDTTGIEPDLALVKFKKLVGGGSMQIVNQTVPRALKALGYQEEQIEAIVEYIGEHGHVVDAPGLRQEHYEVFDCAMGERSIAPMGHVRMMAAVQPFISGAISKTVNMPESATVEDVEEIYYQGWKLGLKALAIYRDNCKVGQPLSAGKSAKSSADTKTPETVVEYRPVRKRLPKKRPSQTVSFTVGGAEGYLHAGSYPDDGLGEIFVKLGKQGSTLAGVMDAFSMSISVGLQYGIPLEFYVSKFQNLRFEPAGMTDDPDVRIATSVLDYLFRRLALDYLPFEKRAQLGIFTADERTAQVSQDYGSGSDVDLEGLRTSVDASPAPAVEEKKKSTADVKVGSSTELLELHLGTTADAPLCMTCGTKMRPAGSCYLCEGCGSTSGCS
- the lexA gene encoding transcriptional repressor LexA, with amino-acid sequence MARKTDDDLRIADVPSVPEPADIAGNAGLTLRQRKVLDVIRDWLDRFGYPPSVREIGEAVGLTSTSSVAHQLRALERKGFLRRDPNRPRAVGVLPTEIVTGLDPASKPTPAYVPMLGRIAAGGPILAEEAIEDVFPLPRDLVGEGEVFLLKVVGDSMVDAAITDGDWVVVRQQPTADNGDVVAAMIDGEATVKTFKRKDGHVWLMPHNPAYEPILGDEATILGKVTAVLRRL
- the nrdR gene encoding transcriptional regulator NrdR; the protein is MRCPFCRNSDSRVVDSREVDEGQVIRRRRSCSSCGRRFTTVEEAVLAVVKRSGVTEPFSRDKVVTGVRRACQGRPVDEDALSLLAHRVEESIRSTGCAEIPSHEVGLAILGPLRELDEVAYLRFASVYRSFSSVEDFEKEIADLRNAQKSE
- a CDS encoding LysM peptidoglycan-binding domain-containing protein gives rise to the protein MAVVVGTRSGFELVDGAVAEDVRRGEPLRPGPRVLRSFQTDKTERFPGTGKGDTRRPTTPRPRPLAVHTAPEPAACAVREERHPAVQFARYAAVAVVAAVALSLLYLFASGAGSVPERTSVVHVQVGETLWDIAERTAPDSDPEAVVIRIKELNELADSSVKPGQALVVPDGRTDG